The proteins below are encoded in one region of Fibrella aestuarina BUZ 2:
- a CDS encoding DUF5686 and carboxypeptidase regulatory-like domain-containing protein has protein sequence MKQFTFCLLFLFVTCSALAQGIRGVVKAGSGEAMSFATISAKGTTTGTIANEEGRYELALKPGQYEIVFQFLGFKSEVRPVTIGNEFLELNVTMAQQAINLQDVKIGKNTEDPAVSIMRRAIAKARFHQLQVKSYAARVYTRSSVTVTKLPMTFLYREQLKKAEKEANFKVGRPMLNETVAEVNFTSPNTVRQKIVANRNSQFDQVVPSNYYEANLYKPKLLGAASPLAPNAFSYYKFEYGGTFREQGADVSKISVIPRQWGDGVVRGTLYIIEDTWAVHSLDVETRTDEGFNIRLKAVCSPIQNVWMPVSQQFSFNGSFMGAEANGQYVRSQTFRSFVINPAFVEDIKVVDERFNAPPRTLTKGDVKSGTFADQVAKQKEFSTKNLKQLVKQYEKEEFKNRKKQDPNVAVVRDDSTVIDSLARKRSMAFWDSLRSVPLTQAEQVSYKKADSLVVVRTVQARTDSVKKVKTNSRGKNPLNLLFFDTNYKLSRKATLTWTSPINLESAYFNTVEGWPITASLRYNQRLDSLRQSQFSLGGVGRYQTGRDQFVGYGTATYQQKRTTVGLSGGRFVAQLNPDNPISPIINTITTVFFEQNFMKLYQKDFARIDLSTQPLDGRLTVGGSVEWANRTELTNFRESIKPFIDWNQFRYTPNRPATSEVPSAGFVDHKALTLNLFTTLRLGQVRYRIRNGQRVRLRNDDAPTLTLNYRKGISEWAGSDVDYDFAQATWRHSFDTGIRSRLAYQLSAGGFLTNRSVFFPDFKHFQGNEFFFQIGDPVSSFRFLPYYQFSTRSRFAEAHVLGEFRQLLLTQLTPLRLLGLKENLFVNYLATPASQNYTEVGYGIDGIIPAVFPFFRVEVVGRFQGGTYLGTGVRIGTTLKFGR, from the coding sequence ATGAAACAGTTTACGTTTTGCCTGCTCTTTCTTTTTGTTACCTGTTCAGCGTTGGCGCAGGGTATTCGGGGCGTCGTTAAAGCCGGTTCGGGCGAGGCGATGTCGTTTGCCACGATCTCGGCCAAGGGCACTACCACCGGCACCATCGCCAACGAAGAAGGCCGCTACGAACTGGCCCTGAAGCCAGGCCAGTACGAGATCGTTTTTCAGTTTCTGGGGTTTAAGTCGGAAGTGCGCCCGGTCACGATCGGGAATGAGTTTCTGGAACTGAACGTGACGATGGCGCAACAAGCCATTAATTTACAAGACGTTAAGATCGGCAAAAACACCGAAGATCCCGCCGTCAGTATTATGCGCCGGGCTATTGCCAAAGCGCGTTTTCACCAGCTACAGGTAAAAAGCTACGCGGCGCGGGTCTATACGCGCTCGTCGGTGACGGTAACGAAGCTCCCGATGACGTTTCTGTACCGGGAGCAACTCAAAAAAGCCGAGAAGGAAGCCAATTTCAAGGTGGGGCGGCCGATGCTGAACGAAACGGTGGCTGAGGTCAACTTTACCTCACCCAACACCGTACGGCAGAAAATCGTGGCCAACCGCAACTCCCAGTTCGATCAGGTCGTGCCGAGCAATTATTACGAAGCCAACCTGTATAAACCCAAATTGCTGGGAGCGGCCTCGCCCCTGGCGCCCAATGCGTTTTCGTACTACAAATTCGAATATGGGGGTACGTTCCGCGAGCAGGGTGCCGACGTCTCGAAGATCAGCGTGATTCCCCGCCAATGGGGCGACGGCGTGGTTCGGGGTACGTTGTACATCATCGAAGATACCTGGGCGGTGCACAGCCTGGACGTTGAAACCCGCACCGACGAGGGCTTCAACATCCGGCTCAAGGCGGTTTGCAGCCCGATCCAGAATGTCTGGATGCCCGTCAGTCAGCAATTTTCGTTCAATGGTTCGTTTATGGGGGCCGAAGCCAACGGGCAGTATGTGCGCAGCCAGACGTTCCGCTCGTTCGTGATTAACCCCGCGTTTGTGGAAGACATTAAAGTGGTGGACGAGCGGTTCAACGCCCCACCGCGCACGCTCACCAAAGGCGATGTGAAAAGCGGGACGTTTGCCGATCAGGTGGCGAAGCAAAAGGAGTTTTCGACCAAAAACCTGAAGCAGCTCGTCAAGCAGTACGAAAAAGAAGAGTTTAAGAACCGCAAAAAGCAAGACCCGAACGTGGCCGTCGTGCGCGACGACTCCACGGTGATCGATTCGCTGGCCCGCAAACGCAGCATGGCTTTCTGGGATTCACTACGGTCGGTGCCGCTCACGCAGGCCGAGCAGGTCAGCTACAAGAAAGCCGATAGCCTGGTGGTGGTGCGAACGGTACAGGCCCGCACCGACAGCGTGAAAAAGGTTAAAACCAACAGCCGGGGCAAGAACCCGCTGAATCTGCTCTTTTTCGACACCAACTACAAGCTCTCGCGCAAGGCTACCCTTACCTGGACCAGCCCCATTAACCTCGAGAGTGCCTATTTCAACACGGTGGAAGGCTGGCCCATCACCGCTTCGCTCCGGTACAATCAACGGCTCGACAGTCTTCGGCAGAGTCAGTTTTCGCTGGGCGGCGTGGGGCGTTACCAGACCGGCCGCGATCAGTTTGTGGGTTATGGCACCGCCACGTATCAGCAAAAACGCACGACCGTGGGGCTGTCGGGTGGCCGGTTTGTGGCGCAGCTTAACCCCGACAATCCCATCAGCCCGATCATCAACACGATCACGACGGTCTTCTTCGAGCAGAATTTTATGAAGTTGTACCAGAAAGATTTTGCGCGGATCGATTTGTCGACCCAACCCCTCGACGGCCGGCTGACCGTGGGGGGCAGCGTTGAATGGGCAAACCGGACCGAACTGACCAACTTCCGCGAATCGATCAAGCCGTTTATCGATTGGAATCAGTTCCGCTATACCCCCAATCGCCCCGCCACGAGCGAGGTACCCAGCGCGGGCTTTGTTGACCATAAAGCCTTGACGTTGAATCTGTTTACGACCCTTCGACTGGGTCAGGTACGTTACCGCATCCGTAACGGGCAACGGGTACGGCTTCGCAACGACGATGCCCCCACCCTGACGCTCAACTACCGCAAGGGGATCAGCGAGTGGGCCGGCTCCGATGTCGATTACGACTTTGCCCAGGCTACCTGGCGCCATTCGTTCGATACGGGCATCCGCAGCCGATTGGCCTACCAGCTCTCGGCGGGTGGTTTCCTGACCAACCGCTCGGTCTTCTTCCCCGACTTCAAGCATTTTCAGGGCAACGAGTTTTTCTTCCAGATCGGCGATCCGGTCAGTTCGTTCCGGTTCCTCCCCTACTACCAGTTTAGCACCCGCAGCCGCTTTGCCGAAGCACACGTGCTGGGTGAGTTCAGGCAATTACTGCTAACCCAGCTAACGCCGCTTCGGCTGCTCGGCCTGAAAGAAAACTTGTTTGTCAATTATTTAGCCACGCCCGCCAGCCAGAATTACACCGAAGTCGGCTACGGAATCGACGGCATTATCCCGGCCGTGTTCCCCTTCTTCCGGGTGGAAGTAGTGGGTCGTTTTCAGGGTGGAACGTACCTGGGAACGGGGGTACGGATCGGAACGACGCTGAAATTCGGTCGGTAA
- the rbfA gene encoding 30S ribosome-binding factor RbfA, giving the protein MESKRQQKVARQLQKDLSEIFQRELPHAFNGAFITVTNVRVSPDLGIARVYLSFLAAKNKQLLLEAVEEKGRSIRQLLGERVRHQLRIVPDLQFYIDDTAEYADKMDKLFAGLVIPPATDDDKE; this is encoded by the coding sequence ATGGAATCGAAACGACAGCAAAAGGTAGCTCGCCAACTACAGAAAGACCTGAGCGAAATTTTTCAGCGCGAGTTGCCGCATGCCTTCAACGGGGCGTTCATCACCGTCACCAACGTGCGGGTCTCGCCCGATCTGGGCATTGCCCGCGTATACCTGAGTTTTCTGGCGGCCAAAAACAAGCAGCTGCTGCTGGAAGCCGTCGAGGAAAAAGGGCGGTCGATCCGGCAGCTGCTGGGCGAACGGGTGCGGCACCAACTGCGTATTGTGCCTGATCTTCAATTTTACATCGATGATACGGCTGAGTACGCCGACAAGATGGACAAGCTTTTCGCCGGCCTGGTTATCCCGCCCGCAACAGACGATGACAAGGAGTAG
- a CDS encoding secondary thiamine-phosphate synthase enzyme YjbQ: protein MVYQTTLRLPAYPRGFHLITAPVERALPTLRSVRAGLLHVFIQHTSASLTINENADPTVRHDFEAHFNKMVPENAPYYQHDYEGSDDMPAHLKASLLGSSVSVPVTDGQLNLGTWQGIYLCEHRNRGGARTLVLTLIGE, encoded by the coding sequence ATGGTGTACCAGACAACGCTCCGGTTACCCGCTTATCCGCGCGGTTTTCACCTGATCACGGCACCAGTGGAGCGGGCTTTACCGACCCTGCGCTCGGTGCGGGCGGGGCTGCTGCACGTGTTTATACAACACACATCGGCCAGCCTGACCATCAACGAAAACGCCGATCCCACGGTGCGGCACGACTTTGAGGCGCATTTCAATAAGATGGTGCCCGAGAACGCTCCGTACTACCAGCACGACTACGAAGGCAGCGACGATATGCCTGCCCACCTGAAAGCCTCATTGTTAGGGAGCTCGGTTTCGGTACCCGTGACCGATGGCCAACTGAACCTGGGTACGTGGCAGGGCATTTACCTCTGCGAACACCGGAACCGGGGTGGGGCAAGAACCCTGGTGCTGACGCTCATCGGTGAGTGA
- a CDS encoding LOG family protein, with translation MEQLNAPSPNTTPQEVNTGPGSKETTHRSEAQSTTQIEKELPKRDELLLTPDEQRIKEAFKDRNWNEVKTADSWVIFKVMAEFVEGFDKLAQIGPCVSIFGSARTKPDNPYYTMAEEIAAKLVRHGYGVITGGGPGIMEAGNKGAFEQGGKSVGLNIKLPFEQHSNIYIDPDKNINFDFFFVRKVMFVKYAQGFVVMPGGMGTLDELFEALTLIQTKKIARFPIVLVGKAYWQGLIDWIMDVMLGQEHNINPEDMKLISLVDTPTEAVKVIDDFYDRYLMKPNF, from the coding sequence ATGGAACAATTGAATGCCCCTTCACCCAACACTACCCCGCAGGAAGTAAACACGGGCCCTGGCTCGAAAGAAACGACGCACCGTTCTGAAGCGCAGAGTACGACCCAGATTGAAAAGGAATTACCCAAACGCGACGAACTGCTGCTGACCCCCGATGAACAGCGCATCAAAGAAGCCTTCAAAGACCGGAACTGGAACGAGGTAAAGACTGCTGATTCGTGGGTTATTTTTAAAGTAATGGCCGAGTTTGTGGAAGGCTTCGATAAGCTGGCCCAGATTGGTCCATGCGTGTCTATTTTCGGCTCGGCCCGCACCAAACCCGATAACCCGTATTACACGATGGCCGAAGAGATTGCCGCCAAACTGGTGCGGCACGGCTACGGCGTGATCACGGGCGGGGGGCCGGGTATCATGGAGGCTGGTAACAAAGGCGCTTTCGAGCAGGGCGGCAAATCGGTTGGCCTCAACATAAAACTCCCCTTCGAGCAACACAGCAACATTTACATCGATCCCGATAAAAACATCAACTTCGATTTCTTCTTTGTTCGGAAGGTGATGTTCGTCAAATACGCCCAGGGGTTTGTGGTGATGCCGGGTGGTATGGGTACGTTGGATGAGCTTTTCGAAGCCCTCACGCTGATCCAGACTAAAAAAATTGCCCGCTTCCCGATTGTGCTGGTTGGCAAAGCCTACTGGCAAGGCCTCATCGACTGGATCATGGACGTGATGCTTGGTCAGGAACACAACATCAACCCGGAAGACATGAAGCTCATCAGCCTGGTGGACACCCCCACCGAAGCCGTGAAAGTCATCGATGATTTCTACGACAGATACCTGATGAAACCCAACTTCTGA
- a CDS encoding ABC transporter permease, with the protein MTLPFFIARRYFFSRRKRSFISYLSILAMLGVGVGTMALVVVLSVFNGMEELNRQIFKSFESDLSVLPTTGKRFTMPASTIVKLRRVPGVQLLTTVAADNALARYADGQTVVRIKGVDSTYLQRHQLDSILVEGRLVLRQNGYNFAIIAEGVRNELTISPEDILTPLELFYPERGKRLSSLSPESFRQQQLGVSGVFFIEAANYNDLVLIPLAAARELLGYGPDDYSSLEMQLTPDADEQAVKEAIQEQLPQSLVVSTRDELNRDLFRAISYEKIFVSITLAFIILIASINTFFSLSMLALEKKQDIVIMSAMGAAPSLIRRIFLTEGAIISLTGAVVGLALGLLLCYLQETYGLVGFGTPSSIVSAYPVRVRSEDIVLTGAVVIFVTFLISYFPAQRAAQQIGVKQN; encoded by the coding sequence ATGACCCTTCCTTTTTTCATTGCCCGGCGGTATTTTTTTTCGCGGCGCAAGCGGAGTTTTATTAGCTATCTCTCCATTCTGGCCATGCTGGGTGTGGGCGTGGGCACGATGGCGCTCGTTGTCGTGCTATCGGTTTTCAACGGGATGGAGGAACTGAACCGCCAGATTTTTAAGTCGTTCGAGTCAGATTTATCGGTGCTGCCAACGACGGGAAAGCGGTTCACCATGCCGGCGTCGACGATCGTCAAACTACGTCGGGTGCCGGGCGTACAACTACTCACTACCGTGGCCGCCGATAATGCGCTGGCGCGCTATGCCGACGGGCAGACGGTAGTGCGCATCAAGGGCGTCGACAGCACGTACCTGCAACGCCATCAACTTGACTCGATCTTGGTAGAAGGCCGACTGGTGTTGCGGCAGAACGGCTACAACTTTGCCATCATTGCCGAGGGCGTGCGTAACGAACTGACCATCTCACCCGAGGATATCCTGACGCCGCTCGAACTGTTTTATCCGGAGCGTGGCAAACGGCTCTCGTCGCTGTCGCCCGAGTCGTTTCGTCAACAGCAACTGGGCGTGTCGGGCGTATTTTTTATCGAAGCCGCCAACTACAATGACCTTGTTCTGATCCCGCTGGCCGCCGCCCGCGAGTTGTTGGGTTATGGCCCCGATGACTATTCGTCGCTGGAAATGCAACTGACGCCCGATGCCGATGAGCAGGCTGTGAAAGAGGCAATTCAGGAGCAACTGCCTCAAAGCCTGGTGGTTAGTACACGCGACGAGCTGAACCGTGACCTGTTTCGGGCAATCAGCTACGAAAAAATATTTGTCAGTATTACGCTCGCTTTTATCATCCTGATTGCCAGCATCAATACGTTCTTTTCGCTCTCCATGTTGGCGCTTGAAAAGAAACAGGACATCGTCATCATGAGCGCGATGGGCGCGGCACCGTCACTTATCCGGCGCATCTTTCTGACTGAAGGGGCCATCATCTCGCTGACCGGGGCCGTGGTCGGGCTAGCGCTGGGGCTATTGCTCTGTTATTTGCAGGAGACTTACGGGCTGGTTGGCTTCGGAACCCCCTCGTCTATCGTGAGTGCCTATCCCGTACGGGTCCGGTCCGAAGACATCGTGCTGACCGGCGCGGTGGTGATTTTCGTCACCTTTTTGATCTCCTATTTCCCCGCTCAGCGGGCTGCCCAGCAGATTGGAGTTAAGCAAAATTAA
- a CDS encoding acyl-CoA thioesterase, translating into MFQRDPSRTYPVETESRMIIRFQDCDPLQHLNNAKYFDYYFNAREDQVAKLYGFAPAQLFHEYKSSWVVYQHQIAYVRPAYVSEWVRIMSRVIFFDEDTTVTEYYMTDDRKAQLKNVLWVTSKYISVETGKRIPHHPAVMDLLDATKMPDVDIQELTFNDRVKEIKKSLQHNI; encoded by the coding sequence ATGTTCCAACGTGACCCAAGCCGGACGTACCCGGTCGAGACCGAATCGCGAATGATTATTCGGTTTCAGGACTGCGACCCGTTGCAGCACCTCAACAACGCCAAGTATTTCGATTACTACTTCAACGCCCGTGAAGATCAGGTGGCGAAGCTCTACGGCTTTGCCCCGGCGCAGCTGTTTCACGAATACAAATCGAGCTGGGTCGTCTATCAGCATCAGATCGCCTACGTGCGGCCGGCCTACGTCAGCGAGTGGGTGCGGATTATGTCGCGGGTAATTTTCTTCGACGAAGACACCACCGTGACCGAATACTACATGACCGACGACCGCAAGGCGCAGTTGAAGAATGTGCTCTGGGTAACCTCGAAATACATCAGCGTCGAAACGGGTAAGCGCATCCCGCACCACCCCGCCGTGATGGACCTGCTCGACGCCACCAAAATGCCCGACGTCGATATTCAGGAGCTTACCTTCAATGATCGGGTGAAGGAGATCAAGAAGAGCTTACAGCATAACATCTAA
- a CDS encoding polysaccharide deacetylase family protein — protein MYKPVLTALLLATFALGCNVKSKNVEDDKTASAPTTTTVTAEGDAAAKADAKTDEATAAPATDAANIPAGKIADAATILSRKQVPILCYHQIREWRGSDSKSAKDYICPTTVFAQHMQMLADSGYHAITADQLYAYLTTGAALPEKPVFLTFDDGDLDQYENALPILNKHGFKAMFGIMTVAIGRRGKQPYMDKTQIKDLADKGHEVSCHTWDHHNAKKYTAADWTTQAVEPKKKLEDITGKPVKYFVYPFGLWNHEAAAELQKLGYLASFQLSEKKRDEQYPLQSVRRIIASGYWSAKTLRNSMVGSFKG, from the coding sequence ATGTACAAACCTGTATTGACCGCCCTGTTGCTGGCGACGTTTGCTTTAGGTTGCAACGTAAAAAGCAAGAATGTCGAGGACGACAAGACGGCCTCAGCCCCCACCACCACGACCGTAACGGCAGAAGGCGATGCCGCCGCCAAGGCAGACGCGAAAACGGATGAAGCTACCGCTGCCCCAGCGACCGATGCGGCCAATATTCCAGCCGGTAAGATAGCCGATGCCGCCACGATTCTGAGCCGGAAGCAGGTGCCGATTCTGTGCTACCACCAGATTCGGGAGTGGCGCGGGTCCGACTCGAAGAGTGCCAAGGATTACATCTGCCCCACCACCGTATTTGCCCAGCACATGCAAATGCTGGCCGACAGCGGGTACCACGCCATTACTGCCGATCAGCTCTACGCGTACCTGACCACCGGCGCGGCCCTGCCCGAGAAACCCGTCTTTCTGACGTTCGACGACGGCGACCTCGATCAGTATGAGAATGCCCTGCCGATTCTGAATAAGCACGGCTTCAAGGCGATGTTTGGGATCATGACGGTGGCCATTGGCCGCCGGGGCAAGCAGCCGTACATGGACAAAACGCAGATCAAAGACTTGGCCGACAAAGGGCACGAAGTAAGCTGCCACACCTGGGATCACCACAACGCCAAGAAATACACCGCCGCCGACTGGACGACGCAGGCCGTGGAGCCCAAGAAAAAGCTGGAAGACATTACGGGCAAACCCGTGAAGTATTTCGTCTACCCCTTTGGCCTCTGGAACCACGAAGCCGCCGCCGAGCTGCAAAAGCTGGGGTATCTGGCCTCGTTCCAGTTGTCGGAGAAAAAGCGCGACGAGCAATACCCGCTGCAAAGTGTTCGCCGCATCATCGCCAGCGGTTACTGGTCAGCCAAAACCCTCCGCAACAGCATGGTGGGGAGTTTCAAAGGGTAA
- a CDS encoding glycine--tRNA ligase, translating to MTSNPAAAPATTLQDIIAHAKEYGFVFPSSEIYDGLQAVYDYGQNGVELKNNLKTVWWKAMTQLHDEVVGIDAAIFMHPLTWKASGHVDSFNDPMIDNRDSKKRYRADQLLEAKAEEYANAGDEARSKALLEEMGRLLGAEDLDGVRNLIIAEGIKCPISGTQNWTEVRQFNLMFSTQVGSVAEDASTIYLRPETAQGIFVNFLNVQKTGRMRVPFGIAQIGKAFRNEIVARQFTFRMREFEQMEMQYFVRPGTEMEWYNSWKETRMRFHQAIGLPADSLKFHDHEKLAHYANAAVDIEYKFPFGFREIEGIHSRTDFDLKAHQELSKKKQQYFDNDVDPATGKPYGNYIPYVVETSVGADRLFLATFCNAFTKETVGEGEQQKERTYLKLHPALAPVKAAVFPLVRKDGLPEKAEQIVKSLKSEFRVIMEERDAIGKRYTRQDLIGTPFCIAVDYQTLEDDTVTIRYRDTTEQIRVPVSELKARIGHEVSVERILEKL from the coding sequence ATGACGAGCAACCCAGCAGCCGCCCCGGCTACCACGCTACAAGACATCATTGCCCACGCCAAAGAGTATGGGTTTGTATTCCCGTCGTCCGAAATCTACGATGGGCTTCAGGCCGTTTATGACTACGGTCAGAACGGCGTCGAACTGAAAAATAACCTCAAAACGGTCTGGTGGAAGGCCATGACCCAGCTGCACGACGAAGTAGTGGGCATCGATGCGGCCATCTTCATGCACCCGCTCACCTGGAAGGCGTCGGGCCACGTGGATTCGTTCAACGACCCGATGATCGACAACCGCGACTCGAAGAAACGCTACCGGGCCGACCAGCTTCTCGAAGCCAAAGCCGAAGAGTACGCCAATGCGGGCGACGAAGCCCGCAGCAAAGCCCTGCTCGAAGAAATGGGTCGCTTGCTGGGTGCCGAAGACCTCGACGGCGTTCGGAACCTCATTATCGCCGAAGGCATCAAATGCCCGATCTCAGGCACGCAAAACTGGACCGAGGTACGTCAGTTCAACCTGATGTTCTCGACGCAGGTGGGTTCGGTGGCCGAAGACGCGAGCACGATCTACCTCCGCCCTGAAACGGCGCAGGGGATTTTCGTCAACTTTCTGAATGTACAGAAAACGGGCCGGATGCGCGTTCCGTTCGGAATTGCCCAGATCGGGAAAGCGTTTCGTAACGAGATCGTGGCGCGGCAGTTCACCTTCCGAATGCGCGAGTTTGAGCAAATGGAGATGCAATATTTTGTGCGCCCCGGCACCGAAATGGAGTGGTACAACAGCTGGAAAGAAACCCGGATGCGGTTCCATCAGGCGATTGGCCTGCCCGCCGACAGCCTGAAATTCCACGACCACGAAAAGCTGGCCCACTATGCCAACGCGGCCGTCGACATCGAGTACAAATTCCCGTTTGGCTTCCGCGAAATCGAGGGTATTCACTCGCGTACCGATTTCGACTTGAAAGCCCACCAGGAACTGAGCAAAAAGAAACAGCAGTACTTCGACAACGACGTTGACCCTGCCACGGGCAAACCCTACGGCAACTACATCCCGTACGTGGTGGAAACGTCAGTAGGGGCTGACCGGCTTTTCCTGGCAACCTTCTGCAACGCGTTTACGAAAGAGACCGTCGGCGAAGGTGAGCAGCAGAAAGAACGGACGTACCTGAAGCTGCACCCGGCTCTGGCACCGGTGAAAGCCGCCGTGTTCCCGCTCGTGCGGAAGGATGGCCTGCCCGAGAAAGCCGAGCAGATTGTGAAATCGCTGAAATCGGAGTTCCGGGTGATTATGGAAGAGCGCGACGCCATTGGCAAACGCTACACCCGCCAGGATCTGATCGGGACGCCGTTCTGCATCGCCGTCGATTACCAGACACTCGAAGACGACACCGTGACTATCCGGTACCGCGACACTACCGAGCAGATTCGGGTGCCGGTGAGCGAACTGAAAGCCCGCATCGGCCACGAGGTATCGGTGGAGCGGATTTTAGAAAAACTGTAA
- a CDS encoding helix-hairpin-helix domain-containing protein, whose amino-acid sequence MKRILQEIADYFAIGYNEARGVLLLLLITFFVLLGTLLYRQFWPDTSRDTTAADQRKLDSLVALMRTEGAADEQRFREQRRQGYASRRDEDATTAEHYREVKPFPFDPNTVSVAGWQQLGLPRWLAQRIDKYRSKGGRFRKKEDLLRIYDFPPEAYEQLEAYIQLPNNVPSATPSSPNVAAGNVPTGAPPSNVPSPTATAAPTRERYTKPVPQPFDINTADSTQLIALKGIGSKIAARILRFRDDHGGFVSTAQYAEIYGLDSINLAQLTTYARILSPVRKTPINTASAADLDRFPFLSRRQAEVIVNYRNQHGAYTSPESLKAVRILDARTIERLTPYLVF is encoded by the coding sequence ATGAAACGCATTCTGCAAGAAATTGCCGATTACTTTGCCATTGGCTATAACGAAGCCCGGGGCGTCTTGCTCCTGCTCCTGATCACGTTCTTCGTGCTGCTCGGCACGTTGCTGTACCGGCAGTTCTGGCCCGATACCAGTCGCGATACAACCGCCGCCGATCAGCGCAAACTGGATAGCCTGGTCGCGCTGATGCGAACCGAAGGCGCCGCCGACGAACAGCGTTTCCGCGAGCAGCGCCGACAGGGCTACGCCTCCCGCCGGGATGAGGACGCTACCACCGCCGAGCACTACCGGGAAGTGAAGCCGTTTCCGTTTGATCCCAATACAGTCAGCGTGGCGGGTTGGCAGCAATTAGGCCTGCCCCGATGGCTGGCCCAGCGCATCGACAAGTATCGTAGCAAAGGCGGGCGCTTCCGCAAGAAGGAAGATCTGCTGCGTATCTACGATTTCCCGCCCGAGGCCTACGAGCAACTGGAAGCCTATATCCAACTGCCTAACAACGTACCCAGCGCAACGCCGTCCAGCCCGAACGTAGCGGCAGGTAACGTACCTACCGGGGCGCCGCCCAGTAACGTACCCAGCCCCACGGCAACGGCAGCACCCACCCGCGAGCGATACACAAAACCAGTGCCGCAGCCCTTCGATATCAACACCGCCGACAGCACCCAGTTGATTGCGTTGAAAGGGATCGGTTCCAAAATAGCCGCCCGCATTCTACGCTTCCGCGATGATCACGGCGGGTTCGTTTCAACCGCTCAGTACGCCGAGATCTACGGCCTCGACTCCATCAATCTGGCGCAACTGACGACCTATGCCCGCATCCTGTCGCCGGTACGCAAAACGCCGATCAACACCGCTTCGGCGGCCGATCTGGATCGGTTTCCATTTCTGTCACGCCGGCAGGCCGAGGTGATCGTCAACTACCGCAACCAACACGGCGCCTACACCTCGCCCGAATCGCTCAAAGCCGTCCGCATCCTCGACGCCCGCACAATCGAGCGTCTTACGCCTTATCTGGTGTTTTGA